A stretch of DNA from Alistipes sp. ZOR0009:
GCAGGAAGTGGTTGGGAACAATTTTGCGGACGTCGGTAAGCATTTCGGCCTTGGTGGCGCCAACCACGTACATGATGTTGTTTACGGAGCCTGTTTGGGCTGTTTTTAGCAGCACCTCCTCGTATAGCTTGCGTCCGGTGGCGGCATTTACCATCATTTGGTAGTCGAATGCCGAGGGGTTGGAGGTTAGCGCAAGGATGATGCTCCATTTGTCGTTATACTTGAGGAATGGCGTCATGGTATCGTCGCCCATATAGGGAGAAAGCGTTACTGCATCGAATCCAAAACCTTCAAAGAATGCCTTAGCGTACATTTCGGAGGTATTGCCGATATCACCACGCTTGGCATCGGCGATAATAAACATCTCGGGGTAGCTTTCGCGGATGTAGCTAACGATTTTTTCTAAGCTTCTCCATCCTGAAATACCCATCGACTCGTAAAATGCCAAGTTGGGCTTGTAGCTTACCGCGTATTGGGCGGTAGCATCAACAATGGCCTTGTTAAATTCGAAGATGGGGAACTCCGTGTTGAGGAGGTGTTGAGGAATTTTGGATATGTCGCTGTCTAGGCCAACGCAAAGAAAGCTTCGCTTTTTTTGAATCTGCTCAAAGAGCTGCTGTGCATTCATATTTGGATGATGTTGGGTTTTTACAATAAAAGAGCGGACATAAAAATATCCGCTCCAATTATTATACTAGCTGAGTTCGCTTTCTTTAAGTCTTTCAGAATTTTCGGTAAACTGTAGCTTATCGATAAGATCCTGAATTTCGCCATCCATAAACGCCGGTAGGTTGTACACGGTGTAGTTGATGCGGTGATCGGTGATACGACCTTGAGGGTAGTTGTAGGTGCGAATCTTTGCAGAGCGGTCGCCCGTAGATACAAGGGTTTTACGTTGCTTTGCAATTTCGTCCATGTGCTTTTGGTACTCCATATTGTAGATACGGGTACGGAGCTCGTTAAGGGCCTTCTCAAAGTTCTTGATTTGCGACTTTTCGTCCTGACATTGAACAACGATGCCAGTAGGTGCGTGGGTAAGGCGTACCGCCGAGTAGGTGGTATTTACCGATTGCCCTCCAGGACCTGAAGAGCAGTAGGTGTCCTTACGAATATCGTTCATGTTGATTTGAACATCAACCTCGTCGGCTTCGGGAAGAACGGCAACGGTGGCCGCAGAGGTGTGGACACGTCCCTGTGTTTCGGTTTGTGGTACGCGTTGTACGCGGTGAACGCCCGATTCGTACTTTAGGGTTCCGTATACCTTATCGCCAGAAACCTTTAGCACGATTTCCTTGTAGCCACCAGCAGTTCCTTCGGAGTAGCTGGTAACTTCGGTGCGCCAACCCTTTTTTTCGAAGTACTTGCTGTACATGCGGTAGAGGTCTCCTGCAAAGATTGCGGCCTCATCACCACCAGTACCGCCACGAATTTCGAGGATGGCGTCCTTTGCATCTTGAGGGTCGGATGGAATAAGCATGAACTTGATGCTATCTTCGAGTTCGGTTTGCTCAGCCTCTAGCCCGTCGATTTCCATCTTTGCCATTTCGCGCATCTCATCATCCTTTTCGGTGGCAAGCACCTCTCTGTTGAATGAAAGATTGCTGATTACATTTTTATATCGTTCGTATGCGGCAACAACTGGTTCAAGATCGCGGTATTCCTTGTTGAGGGCAATAAATTTCTTCATGTCGGAAATTACATCCGGGTCGGTAATTTGTTGTCCAATCTCTTCGAACTTAATCTTGATAAACTCCAGTCGGCTCAGGAAAGAATTCTCTGACATAGTATTATCTTCTTCGTATAATTGGGTGCAAATTTACAACTTTCCCCCAAATTGCCGAATATATGGCAGAAATCTCTACTAATTAGAACTTAATGTTTCAGAAAAGGCAATGTAGGGGCGGAGGGTTGATGGAAATAAAAATCCCCAACCGGTTTATGGTTGGGGATTTTGCTATGTGGTGCTATTTTTTCCAGCCTTTAAGCTTTAAAATTTTGTGGAAGATCTCGTAGTTTTCGTAGATTCCTTGGAAGGTTTCGGCTCCAGGACCGTAGGCAAATACGGGAATTAGGGTTCCGCTGTGCGCGCCAGTAGAGTACTTAACGGTGTAGTCGCCGTATTCCTCGCTTAGGCTGTTCGTTTCGACAGGAGGAAGGGTAACTCCGCCTGTTTCGTGGTCGGCAAAAACGAGCACAAGGGTGTTTTTATCCTTTTTTGCAAAATCTAGAGCAACTCCAATGGTTTTGTCGAAATCGGCCATTTCGGCTCTAAGCATTTCAGTGTCGTTACCATGGCAAGCCCAGTCTATTTGCGAGCCTTCAACCATCATTACAAAGCCCTTTTTGTTTTCGTTTAAAAGGTTGATGGTTTTTTCTACTGCACGGGGCAGGTAGTTTCCTCTGTCCTTATTGGCAGCCTTCATGTGGTCGTCGGCAAGAATAACCATCGACTTTTTGTTTTGAGAGGCGAAGTAGGAGCTGGTATCGGTGTATACGGAGTATCCTCTGTCTTTTACTTTTTGGATAAGATCCTTGCCGTCTTTTCTTTTTGCGAAGTACTTCATGCCTCCACCAACAAGCAAGTCGATATTGGCGTTGGCAATATCGTTGGCAATCTCTTCGCCCATGCTACGATTGGGCTGATGTGCCGAGAAGGCCGCAGGAGTGGCGTGCGTTAGAGCGCAGGTTACTACGATACCTGTCGCTGCGTTGTTTTTCTGGGCAACCTCCATGAGGTTTGGCTTGATGGTTTTGTTCACATCAACGCCAACGGCTCCATTGTAGGTTTTCTCTCCAATGCCAAATGCGCTACCGCCAGCTGCCGAGTCGGTGATTTTTCCATCGGCACAGTAGGTTTTGATAGAGCCTATGCTGTTAAAGCGCTCGAAGTTGGATGCTCCCTTGGTGTCTAGAATTCTAAGGGCGACGGTGTTGTATCCCATTCCATCGCCTATCATGATGATAACGTTTTTAGGCGCTTTTTGAGCTTGAGCTGCAATTGCTCCTAATGCGAGGATGGCAACGAGTATTCTTCTCATAAATATTTTAGTTTTTGACAAAACGTCTTTAGGCGTGCTAAGTTCTCCTTTTTTCTTTAAAAAGGGAGTGTTTAACGAAAAATTAATACCATGATAGCTATTGTGTGTCTCGCGTTGTTGAAGTATGTATGGTCATATCTTAACGGGGGAAATTGGCAGTTCGTCCAAAAAAGGATGTAATTAGTCGATTTCCTATTGAGGTATTGCAATTATAGGTTTAGTTTTGAACTATCAAATTTGTTGAACTTAATCGCCGTTATATGAAACATTCATGCTGTTCCCATTCCAATACGATGAAGAAGATTGTACTGGGCCTTACTCTTATTGCTGCAGGTATAATATTTATGCTCGATAAGATGAATCTTATTACGCCAGAAGTTAAAGATTGGCTTTTTACTTGGCCCATGCTTCTGATGGCTATAGGTGTTGTGAATTTATTTAGTAAGGACAGCTTTGTGGCCGGGCTAATTTTGATAATGGTAGGAGGCTTTTTCTTAATCCCCAAAATTATATTCTTCCCTTTCAACTTCTTTAGCATGTTTTGGCCTTTGCTGCTCATTGGTGCTGGTGTTTTGGTGATACTAAAGCATTCTTTTGGAAGAGCGCCAAGGGAACGTTATGACTACTTTAGGCATAGCAGAATGGGTGAAGATGGTGCTACAAATACTACGACTGCAACTCCGAATGTGGATGGATATGTTGAGGATTTCAACCTTTTTGGAGGGTCGAAGCGCAAAATGAATTCGAAGTTTAGAGGTGGTAAGTTTGTGAATATTTTTGGCGGGGCCGAGGTTGATTTGTCTCAGGCAATCATAGATGGCGACACAGCAATGATCGAGACCATTTGCGTGTTTGGCGGTGTCACCCTTTTTGTGCCTTCTGACTGGGAAGTTCATGTTGAGGTTGTTTCTATTCTTGGAGGATTTAGCGATAAGCGTAGCTACGTAAGAACAAGCGTTGGCGAAAACAAAAAAGTTCTTGTAGTTAAAGGTGTTTGCGTGTTTGGTGGTGGCGAAATAAAAAGTGTTTAAACCTTGCTAGATGATTAGCCATCCACTTACAAACAATAAAGTTCTTGCATACGGGTATGTCATTATTTGGGCATTCATATTTACCTTGAATAGCTTTTTAGGGTATTTCTATGGCAATGCTCCTATTGCAGAGCTGCTAGGCGGAAATTTGATTTTCTGCTTAGTTTTTGCAATCCTTTCGCTTCCGTTATGGTATACCGTTAGCAGCTGCCGCGAGCAGCGTTCGTGGAGTGCTTTTATGCTGAACCATTTGGCAACTGCTGCTATATTTATTGTGGTTTGGTTTAGCATAAGCTATAATGTTGATGTCTTTTTCTTCCCTAATGGAAAAACGGCGTCGATCCCTGTCGAAGATCATTTACCTTTTGTTGTTTTGCAGGGCGTTATGGGCTATACAATAGTTGTTATGGCCTACTATCTTCATATGTATGCCAACGATTTACGAAGTAAGCACGAAAAGGAAATGCAGCTACAGCGCTCTTTGAAGGAGGTTGAAATAAGTATGCTTCGTTCTCAAATCAATCCTCATTTCCTTTTTAATAGCCTAAACTCCATAAGTTCGCTAACAATGGTTGATGCCGAGCGGGCACAAGAAATGGTTATAAAGTTGTCAGATTACATGCGCTATACCGTATCGCAAGAGAAATCGGTAATGGCAACACTCGGGAGAGAAATCGATAATATTCACCGTTATCTCGATATCGAGAAAACGAGGTTTGGTTCTAAGCTTCAGTACAAATTTGATATCGATGATGATTCTGTAGAGGCTGCCATTCCAGGGATGATTCTTCAGCCTCTCTACGAGAACGCCATCAAGCATGGAGTGTACGAAAGTACAGAGCCAATTTTGATCGAAACAAGGGCATTTATGGATGACGATGTTTTAATTGTTTCCATAAAAAATAACTATCAGATTGGCGCACCAATGGTTGCAGGCGCCGGAATTGGACTCCGAAATATAGCAGAGCGGCTTAAACTTATTTACCAGAACGAAACGCTACTGCGCATAAAGAACGAAAATCAGCAATTTGAGGTTACGCTTATTATACCACCTGTAAAAAGTAGAGGCAAATGATACGGGCGTTAATAGTAGATGATGAGGAGCCAGCAAGGTTACTGGTTCGTAAGTTTCTTTCCGATTTTACGGATGTTGAAATTGTAGGAGAGTGCGAAGATGGCCTTTCTGCCGCAAAGTGTATTAACGAGCACAGGCCTGAGATGATTTTCTTGGACGTTCAGATGCCGAAGATATCGGGATTTGAGTTGCTCGAAATTATAGAGCATAAACCGCATGTAATTTTTACAACAGCATACGATAGCTACGCGATCAAGGCATTCGACGAAAATGCTGTAGATTACCTTTTGAAGCCGTTCTCTCGCGAGCGATTCGCCGAAGCGGTTCGTAAGGTAATGGCTCGTATTTCCAACCAGATTGATCAGAACTATAGCGAGGTGATTGCCTTGGCTGAGGGGAAAACGGAAATTTTACAGCGTATTGCGGTAAAATCGGGCAGCCGTATAGAGGTTATACCTGTTAGTGGGGTTATATTTTTGGAATCGGAAGGCGATTACGTGGTAATCCACACGAAGGAGGGGCGATTCTTAAAGGAAAAGACGATGAAGTATTTCGAGCAGCATCTGGATCCTAATACATTTATTCGTATCCATCGTTCGTATATCATAAACGTAAATGAAATTAGCCGAATAGAGCTGTTTGAAAAGGAAAGCTACCTTATTAAGCTCAAAAATGGCGCACAGGTTAAGGCAAGCAATGCGGGATATAAGGCCCTGAAGGAGATGCTTAATATATAGAAAGAAATGCGGAGCTTGTCTCCGCTTTTCTTTTATTCCTTAAAATTTAGGGAGAAATGACAGGTAAGCTCCGACTAATATTATGGGATAAACTATAAGAATAATAATAGAGAGAAGTCCAAATGAAATAAACATTCGCTTTAGATGCCTAAAAGCCTTTTCTGCTCGCTCTGTGGATTCTTGAGCAATCGCTTTTTTTGTATGTGCCGAAAATCGAGCTAAATGGTAAACTGGGATAAGGTACAGAACACCAACTATTAGGTAAAAGCCTAAGATTAGCTCTCCTGGAACAGAATAGTATGGTGACATTAGGCTAAACGAGCTGCCTACAAAGGCTCCAATAGCCAGTATTACCACGATAACTAAAAATCCAACAGCTGATAGAAAAAGAGTCCACCTACGAGTTACCTCTAGGTGCTGTAGAGTTTGACG
This window harbors:
- the pyrF gene encoding orotidine-5'-phosphate decarboxylase; translation: MNAQQLFEQIQKKRSFLCVGLDSDISKIPQHLLNTEFPIFEFNKAIVDATAQYAVSYKPNLAFYESMGISGWRSLEKIVSYIRESYPEMFIIADAKRGDIGNTSEMYAKAFFEGFGFDAVTLSPYMGDDTMTPFLKYNDKWSIILALTSNPSAFDYQMMVNAATGRKLYEEVLLKTAQTGSVNNIMYVVGATKAEMLTDVRKIVPNHFLLVPGVGAQGGSLSEVAKYGMNDTCGLLVNSSRAIIYADSSTRFAEAAALAAKEVRDEMDVLLKNRGL
- the prfA gene encoding peptide chain release factor 1; protein product: MSENSFLSRLEFIKIKFEEIGQQITDPDVISDMKKFIALNKEYRDLEPVVAAYERYKNVISNLSFNREVLATEKDDEMREMAKMEIDGLEAEQTELEDSIKFMLIPSDPQDAKDAILEIRGGTGGDEAAIFAGDLYRMYSKYFEKKGWRTEVTSYSEGTAGGYKEIVLKVSGDKVYGTLKYESGVHRVQRVPQTETQGRVHTSAATVAVLPEADEVDVQINMNDIRKDTYCSSGPGGQSVNTTYSAVRLTHAPTGIVVQCQDEKSQIKNFEKALNELRTRIYNMEYQKHMDEIAKQRKTLVSTGDRSAKIRTYNYPQGRITDHRINYTVYNLPAFMDGEIQDLIDKLQFTENSERLKESELS
- a CDS encoding alkaline phosphatase, encoding MRRILVAILALGAIAAQAQKAPKNVIIMIGDGMGYNTVALRILDTKGASNFERFNSIGSIKTYCADGKITDSAAGGSAFGIGEKTYNGAVGVDVNKTIKPNLMEVAQKNNAATGIVVTCALTHATPAAFSAHQPNRSMGEEIANDIANANIDLLVGGGMKYFAKRKDGKDLIQKVKDRGYSVYTDTSSYFASQNKKSMVILADDHMKAANKDRGNYLPRAVEKTINLLNENKKGFVMMVEGSQIDWACHGNDTEMLRAEMADFDKTIGVALDFAKKDKNTLVLVFADHETGGVTLPPVETNSLSEEYGDYTVKYSTGAHSGTLIPVFAYGPGAETFQGIYENYEIFHKILKLKGWKK
- a CDS encoding LiaF transmembrane domain-containing protein, which gives rise to MKHSCCSHSNTMKKIVLGLTLIAAGIIFMLDKMNLITPEVKDWLFTWPMLLMAIGVVNLFSKDSFVAGLILIMVGGFFLIPKIIFFPFNFFSMFWPLLLIGAGVLVILKHSFGRAPRERYDYFRHSRMGEDGATNTTTATPNVDGYVEDFNLFGGSKRKMNSKFRGGKFVNIFGGAEVDLSQAIIDGDTAMIETICVFGGVTLFVPSDWEVHVEVVSILGGFSDKRSYVRTSVGENKKVLVVKGVCVFGGGEIKSV
- a CDS encoding sensor histidine kinase, with amino-acid sequence MISHPLTNNKVLAYGYVIIWAFIFTLNSFLGYFYGNAPIAELLGGNLIFCLVFAILSLPLWYTVSSCREQRSWSAFMLNHLATAAIFIVVWFSISYNVDVFFFPNGKTASIPVEDHLPFVVLQGVMGYTIVVMAYYLHMYANDLRSKHEKEMQLQRSLKEVEISMLRSQINPHFLFNSLNSISSLTMVDAERAQEMVIKLSDYMRYTVSQEKSVMATLGREIDNIHRYLDIEKTRFGSKLQYKFDIDDDSVEAAIPGMILQPLYENAIKHGVYESTEPILIETRAFMDDDVLIVSIKNNYQIGAPMVAGAGIGLRNIAERLKLIYQNETLLRIKNENQQFEVTLIIPPVKSRGK
- a CDS encoding LytR/AlgR family response regulator transcription factor codes for the protein MIRALIVDDEEPARLLVRKFLSDFTDVEIVGECEDGLSAAKCINEHRPEMIFLDVQMPKISGFELLEIIEHKPHVIFTTAYDSYAIKAFDENAVDYLLKPFSRERFAEAVRKVMARISNQIDQNYSEVIALAEGKTEILQRIAVKSGSRIEVIPVSGVIFLESEGDYVVIHTKEGRFLKEKTMKYFEQHLDPNTFIRIHRSYIINVNEISRIELFEKESYLIKLKNGAQVKASNAGYKALKEMLNI